From one Deltaproteobacteria bacterium genomic stretch:
- a CDS encoding Hsp20/alpha crystallin family protein, giving the protein MTMPLIKIKTGRRPSWMTPWGEEGLGDAWSDRLWREWPRFLGEEWVPSFNFYEKEGNYYLNAEIPGVDKENISITIDNNVLTISGKKETKKEEEGANYYLKESTYGSFSRSLRLPGEVEEGKIQANFKDGVLSLTLPQKKTPEAKQIKIETK; this is encoded by the coding sequence ATGACCATGCCATTAATTAAAATTAAAACAGGAAGGCGACCGTCGTGGATGACCCCCTGGGGGGAAGAAGGCCTGGGTGATGCCTGGTCGGACCGACTCTGGCGGGAATGGCCAAGATTTCTGGGAGAAGAGTGGGTCCCGTCATTTAATTTTTACGAAAAGGAAGGAAATTATTATTTAAACGCCGAAATCCCCGGTGTGGATAAGGAGAACATTTCAATAACTATTGATAATAATGTACTCACCATCAGCGGCAAAAAAGAAACCAAAAAAGAGGAAGAAGGGGCCAACTATTATTTAAAAGAGTCCACCTATGGTTCTTTTTCGCGGAGTCTTCGGCTGCCCGGCGAAGTCGAAGAGGGAAAAATCCAGGCCAATTTCAAAGATGGGGTACTCAGCTTGACGTTGCCGCAGAAGAAAACCCCCGAAGCCAAACAGATTAAGATTGAGACCAAATAG